Proteins from a genomic interval of Hydrotalea sp.:
- the hemJ gene encoding protoporphyrinogen oxidase HemJ → MDSYTIIKIIHLFANFAWMAGMWYLPRLFVYHVDAKGEVAKTLATMERRLLRGIINPAMIVSLATGVYLMAVGDFLKNGWMHSKLSLVLLLTIMHGMLARYRKQLLNGTNKHSATYFRWLNEIPTVILILILILVVAKPF, encoded by the coding sequence ATGGATAGCTACACAATTATTAAAATCATCCACCTGTTCGCCAATTTTGCCTGGATGGCCGGCATGTGGTATTTGCCGCGCCTGTTCGTGTATCATGTTGATGCAAAGGGCGAGGTTGCAAAAACCTTGGCGACGATGGAGCGTCGCCTGCTACGCGGCATTATCAACCCGGCGATGATAGTCTCGCTCGCCACCGGTGTTTACCTGATGGCGGTTGGTGATTTTTTAAAAAATGGTTGGATGCACAGCAAGTTGAGCCTGGTGTTGTTGCTGACCATCATGCACGGCATGTTGGCGCGTTACCGCAAACAATTATTAAACGGCACCAACAAACATTCGGCAACTTATTTTCGTTGGTTAAACGAAATCCCCACCGTGATTTTAATATTGATTCTGATTTTGGTGGTTGCCAAGCCATTTTAG
- a CDS encoding protein-disulfide reductase DsbD family protein, giving the protein MKKILCLLLLLWGAVLGGVATNSLADEATDKLTAQILNDVAGTSATFYDNQHQSLARLDLLDNYVDASGHEYIALQLKMRHGWKTYSDRADSGGLPPQLETNGSKNLATTKIIFPPDHEFSFQGIKSYGYKNAVTLPLAITRLDKNKNIDLKLRANFLICDVICVPATFTLHKTIAPPNAKSNNPMIAKAIATAQGNAVSDAASAASFARYILFALLGGLLLNILPCVLPALSLKLHHVQDKKATSARAIKKSIAITAFGLFSFFVVFGWGLYLLRLTHQQFFWGIYFQSPWFIALLLLLFAAIFLSSLKNFSLKPTIAISLISPRARTRLANITTRYSAVNDFLLGFVMAILSASCLAPLMSISLTFAFYQPNPIFIPLFVSVMGFGLALPWFLLSLMPQLYQWRLPTKYRGTILWLFNILVSASLFAIILWLVWLLKNTLGKVALLLPLLFFVSLLNHKKLFGKNNIVFIILSLLLLAPFLWAHYGTRATLNDATIAAKNSSKKLPWENFTADITSQANTARRPTLLVITADWCLTCQVNFKTVFASKEFSDWVAENNVRLVLADWTKPNKAIADFIAAEHRIGIPLTIFYDGHGGKKILPELLLRKNFYDVITKS; this is encoded by the coding sequence ATGAAAAAAATCCTTTGCCTCTTGCTGTTGTTATGGGGCGCGGTGTTGGGCGGCGTTGCGACCAATTCCCTAGCCGATGAAGCCACCGATAAACTCACGGCGCAAATTCTGAACGACGTGGCCGGCACCAGCGCAACATTTTACGACAACCAACATCAATCGCTGGCGCGGCTCGACCTGCTCGATAATTATGTCGATGCCTCGGGGCATGAATATATCGCCCTGCAATTGAAAATGCGCCATGGCTGGAAAACCTACAGCGACCGCGCCGATTCGGGTGGCCTGCCGCCACAGCTTGAAACCAACGGGTCAAAAAACCTCGCCACGACAAAAATTATATTTCCACCCGACCATGAATTTTCGTTCCAGGGGATAAAAAGTTACGGCTATAAAAACGCGGTCACCCTGCCGCTGGCAATAACGCGGCTGGATAAAAATAAAAACATTGACTTAAAACTGCGCGCCAATTTTTTGATATGCGATGTGATTTGCGTGCCGGCGACATTCACGCTTCACAAAACCATTGCGCCGCCAAACGCCAAGTCAAACAACCCCATGATTGCAAAGGCCATAGCGACGGCACAAGGTAACGCCGTCAGCGATGCCGCATCAGCCGCGTCATTCGCCCGTTATATTTTATTTGCGCTGTTGGGCGGTTTGTTGCTTAACATCTTGCCCTGCGTCTTGCCGGCATTGTCGTTGAAACTTCACCACGTGCAAGATAAAAAAGCAACCTCGGCTAGGGCGATAAAAAAATCCATCGCCATCACCGCCTTTGGGCTTTTTAGTTTTTTTGTGGTGTTTGGCTGGGGGCTTTATTTATTGCGCTTAACACACCAACAATTTTTTTGGGGCATTTATTTTCAATCGCCGTGGTTTATCGCTTTGTTGTTGTTGCTTTTTGCCGCGATTTTTTTATCGTCGCTCAAAAATTTTTCATTAAAACCAACCATCGCCATCTCGCTTATCTCGCCACGCGCCCGCACGCGGCTGGCGAATATCACCACGCGCTATAGCGCGGTCAATGATTTTTTGCTTGGTTTTGTCATGGCGATTCTTTCGGCATCCTGCCTTGCCCCCTTGATGAGCATCAGCCTGACCTTTGCCTTTTACCAGCCAAACCCGATTTTTATTCCGTTGTTTGTGAGCGTCATGGGTTTTGGCCTGGCCCTGCCATGGTTTTTGTTGTCGCTGATGCCGCAACTTTATCAATGGCGTTTGCCAACCAAATACCGCGGCACAATATTATGGTTGTTTAATATCTTGGTCAGTGCCAGCTTATTCGCCATTATCCTATGGCTGGTGTGGTTGTTGAAAAATACGCTGGGCAAGGTTGCGCTGTTATTGCCGTTGCTGTTTTTTGTCAGCCTTCTCAACCACAAAAAACTCTTTGGTAAAAATAATATAGTTTTTATAATCTTGAGCCTCCTATTGCTCGCGCCATTTTTATGGGCGCATTATGGCACCCGCGCAACATTGAATGATGCAACCATCGCCGCGAAAAATTCGTCTAAAAAATTACCATGGGAAAATTTTACGGCGGATATTACCTCGCAAGCCAACACCGCCCGCCGGCCAACCTTGTTGGTTATAACCGCCGATTGGTGTTTGACCTGTCAGGTTAATTTTAAAACGGTGTTTGCATCTAAAGAATTCTCCGATTGGGTTGCAGAAAACAATGTGCGGTTGGTATTGGCCGATTGGACAAAACCCAATAAAGCCATTGCTGATTTTATTGCGGCAGAACATCGCATTGGTATTCCCCTGACCATTTTTTATGACGGCCATGGGGGTAAAAAAATCTTGCCAGAACTATTGCTTCGCAAGAATTTTTATGATGTAATAACCAAGTCGTAA
- the hemE gene encoding uroporphyrinogen decarboxylase, whose translation MTSKKTGAITALLHGEQLSPPPIWLMRQAGRYLPEYRALRERAGSFLNLCFTPDWATTITLQPLQRFDLSAAIIFSDILVVPFGLGMGLSFQENEGPILEKEKLDDIIRRGFDDEVKDIFLKKLSPLLTAIAQTRAALPAGKDIIGFTGAPWTLFCYMVAGRSSPDFADAVNFAKHRPQDFKTIIDMLTQAVICFLQAQKNAGDNNGADVLKIFDSWASLIPQELLPIALYQPHEKIITAMKKIGQDIICFPKGIADLATYQQQTGARAIAIDHHADMAAVQKNLPDKIILQGNLDPALLKIGGDKMAQAVLKQLASMRNKSYIFNLGHGIDKETPIDHVAQLINLVKNNG comes from the coding sequence ATGACGAGCAAAAAAACCGGTGCCATCACCGCCTTGTTGCATGGCGAACAGCTATCGCCGCCGCCAATATGGTTGATGCGCCAGGCCGGGCGTTACCTGCCCGAATATCGGGCGTTGCGCGAACGGGCCGGGTCGTTTTTAAACCTGTGTTTCACGCCCGATTGGGCGACCACCATCACCCTGCAACCCCTGCAACGATTTGATTTATCGGCGGCGATTATTTTTTCTGATATTTTGGTCGTGCCATTTGGTTTGGGCATGGGGCTTTCGTTTCAAGAAAATGAAGGGCCGATTTTGGAAAAAGAAAAATTGGACGATATCATTCGCCGTGGTTTCGATGATGAGGTAAAAGATATTTTTTTAAAAAAACTATCGCCATTGCTGACGGCGATTGCGCAAACCCGCGCCGCCTTGCCCGCCGGCAAGGACATTATCGGTTTTACCGGCGCGCCCTGGACTTTGTTTTGTTACATGGTGGCGGGCCGGTCGTCGCCCGATTTTGCCGATGCGGTTAATTTTGCAAAACACCGCCCGCAGGATTTTAAAACCATCATCGATATGCTGACCCAAGCGGTGATATGTTTTTTGCAGGCGCAAAAAAATGCCGGCGACAATAATGGTGCGGATGTGCTCAAAATTTTTGACAGCTGGGCCAGCCTTATCCCGCAAGAATTATTGCCAATCGCCCTTTATCAACCCCATGAAAAAATTATCACGGCGATGAAAAAAATCGGGCAGGATATTATCTGCTTCCCAAAGGGAATCGCCGACCTGGCAACATATCAACAACAAACCGGCGCGCGCGCCATTGCCATCGACCATCATGCCGACATGGCGGCGGTGCAAAAAAACCTGCCGGATAAAATAATATTGCAGGGCAACCTCGACCCCGCCCTATTAAAAATCGGCGGCGATAAAATGGCGCAGGCCGTATTGAAGCAACTTGCCAGCATGCGCAACAAGAGCTATATTTTTAACCTCGGCCATGGTATCGATAAGGAAACGCCAATCGACCATGTTGCGCAACTTATCAATTTGGTCAAAAATAATGGTTGA
- a CDS encoding Mrp/NBP35 family ATP-binding protein translates to MSNKILPEIAAALQGVKTPAGDDIVASGLIINSQRQDDVAQVILEIPGGNKKSIDAYQDLKKSIEQKLQKIPGVKKAMVIMTMTRAATTDNAKAAPTSATTPNPFAEQKPIPAVKKIIAVASGKGGVGKSTAAFNLALALQYLGQKVALLDADIYGPSVPTLSGLAHKKPDGDKDGNMIPLTAFNMEINSIGFLLEDNQPTIWRGPMVMSALTQLLFKTAWGAVLGPRDIMVVDLPPGTGDAQLTLIQRVPLAGAVIVSTPQDLALLDAGKAVAMFQKLNIPILGLIENMSYFVCDQCGKEHDIFSRGGAQVAAKDYGVDFLGAVPLTKDLRSASDSGTPLVHKKNDNDISTIFSAIGKKIITALK, encoded by the coding sequence ATGAGCAATAAAATTTTGCCCGAGATTGCGGCGGCATTGCAGGGGGTTAAAACACCGGCGGGCGATGATATTGTTGCATCCGGCCTTATCATCAACAGCCAACGCCAAGACGACGTGGCACAGGTTATTTTGGAAATTCCGGGCGGCAATAAAAAATCAATCGATGCCTATCAAGATTTAAAAAAATCCATCGAGCAGAAATTGCAAAAAATCCCGGGCGTGAAAAAGGCAATGGTGATAATGACCATGACCCGCGCAGCCACCACCGACAATGCCAAGGCCGCGCCAACCTCGGCCACCACGCCCAACCCCTTCGCCGAGCAAAAACCAATTCCGGCGGTTAAAAAAATTATTGCCGTGGCGTCGGGCAAGGGCGGGGTTGGGAAATCGACCGCCGCCTTCAACCTCGCGCTCGCCCTGCAATATCTTGGGCAAAAGGTTGCATTGTTGGATGCCGATATTTACGGCCCGTCGGTGCCCACCCTGTCCGGCCTGGCCCATAAAAAACCCGATGGTGATAAGGACGGCAATATGATTCCCCTGACCGCCTTTAACATGGAAATAAATTCGATAGGTTTTTTGTTGGAGGATAACCAGCCAACCATTTGGCGCGGGCCAATGGTGATGAGTGCCCTGACACAATTATTGTTTAAAACAGCTTGGGGCGCGGTGTTGGGGCCGCGCGATATCATGGTGGTGGATTTGCCGCCCGGCACCGGGGATGCGCAATTGACACTTATCCAGCGCGTGCCCTTGGCGGGCGCGGTGATTGTTTCAACGCCGCAGGATTTGGCGTTGCTGGACGCGGGCAAGGCGGTGGCGATGTTTCAAAAATTAAATATTCCGATATTGGGGCTTATCGAAAACATGAGCTATTTTGTGTGCGACCAATGTGGCAAGGAACATGATATTTTTTCGCGCGGCGGGGCCCAGGTCGCGGCAAAGGATTATGGCGTCGATTTCCTGGGGGCGGTGCCGCTGACCAAGGATTTGCGGTCGGCGTCCGACAGCGGCACACCATTGGTGCATAAAAAAAATGACAACGATATTTCGACCATTTTTTCCGCCATCGGCAAAAAAATTATCACCGCGCTAAAATAA
- a CDS encoding adenylosuccinate synthase: MSSVIVMGAQWGDEGKGKVVDWLSDRADYVVRFQGGHNAGHTLMIGNEEYKLSLLPSGILRKNKMAVIGNGVVIDPTALLNEMAGLQKRGVAITPDNFMIAENAVLILPIHSLIDKAREQLRGVGKIGTTGRGIGPAYEDKIARRAVRLCDLTDGAELKKQVSALVAHHDIFLKTMNIDYPSVDAMTDELLKQAKIILPFVKPVWRELDKADEAQKKILFEGAQGLWLDIDHGTYPFVTSSATAAGNAILGSGLGAAFNGYCLGIVKAYATRVGSGPFPTELLDATGELLGQKGREFGTVTGRKRRCGWFDAVMVRQSCKIAGIHGLVLTKMDVLDGMEKLMIGIGYDIDGKQYDYLPASPALQCRAKPIYEEMAGWQESTRGTRKFRDLPANAVKYVKRLEELTTRPITLLSTSPERDDMIMVEDPFVMANR, from the coding sequence ATGTCATCGGTTATTGTTATGGGGGCGCAATGGGGCGACGAGGGCAAGGGCAAGGTCGTCGATTGGCTTTCCGACCGTGCCGATTATGTCGTGCGGTTTCAGGGCGGGCACAACGCCGGCCACACCCTGATGATTGGCAATGAAGAATACAAATTGTCGCTGTTGCCATCGGGCATTTTGCGCAAAAACAAAATGGCGGTTATTGGCAATGGCGTGGTGATTGACCCAACCGCCCTGTTGAACGAAATGGCGGGTTTGCAAAAACGCGGCGTTGCCATCACCCCCGATAATTTTATGATAGCCGAAAACGCGGTGCTGATATTGCCGATTCATTCGTTGATTGATAAGGCGCGCGAGCAATTGCGCGGCGTCGGCAAAATCGGCACCACCGGTCGCGGCATTGGCCCAGCCTATGAAGACAAAATCGCGCGCCGCGCGGTGCGGCTGTGCGACCTGACCGATGGCGCGGAATTAAAAAAACAAGTGTCTGCATTGGTGGCGCACCATGATATTTTTTTAAAAACCATGAATATCGATTACCCATCGGTCGATGCCATGACCGATGAATTATTAAAGCAAGCCAAAATAATTTTGCCATTCGTCAAGCCGGTGTGGCGCGAATTGGATAAGGCCGACGAGGCGCAAAAGAAAATTCTGTTCGAGGGGGCGCAAGGCCTGTGGCTAGATATCGACCATGGCACCTACCCCTTCGTTACATCCTCCGCCACCGCCGCCGGCAATGCCATATTGGGCTCGGGGTTGGGTGCGGCCTTTAATGGTTATTGTTTGGGCATTGTTAAGGCCTATGCGACGCGCGTCGGCAGTGGCCCCTTCCCCACCGAATTGCTGGACGCAACCGGCGAATTGCTGGGGCAAAAGGGGCGGGAATTCGGCACGGTCACCGGCCGCAAGCGGCGGTGCGGTTGGTTCGACGCGGTGATGGTGCGGCAATCATGCAAAATCGCCGGCATCCATGGGTTGGTCTTAACGAAAATGGACGTGCTCGACGGCATGGAAAAATTAATGATAGGTATCGGCTACGACATCGATGGCAAGCAATATGATTACCTGCCGGCGTCGCCCGCCCTGCAATGCCGCGCCAAACCAATTTACGAAGAAATGGCCGGTTGGCAAGAATCAACCCGTGGCACAAGAAAATTTCGCGACCTGCCCGCCAATGCGGTAAAATACGTGAAGCGGTTGGAGGAGCTAACGACTCGCCCCATCACCTTGCTTTCCACCAGCCCAGAACGCGACGACATGATTATGGTCGAGGACCCATTCGTTATGGCCAATCGCTAA